The Mesorhizobium sp. M1D.F.Ca.ET.043.01.1.1 genome contains a region encoding:
- a CDS encoding D-2-hydroxyacid dehydrogenase family protein: MRNATRHSSRKLRVAIINDYQDVVRTLNCFSKLEGHDVSIWTDIVDDIDVLADRLSDADVLVLMRERTRIDENLLRRLPKLKLISQNGHIPHIDLEACDRHGVIVSSALTSRPSYSTVELTWGLIIAAMRNIPFEAASLRQGHWQTTIGLGLRGRVLGIFGFGRLGSMVAQIGRAFGMEVLVWGREGSLDRARSEGFETAPDRDALFSLSDVLSLHLRLTVETAGAIGPDDLALMKPTALLVNTSRAELIQPGALVAALKSGRPGKAAIDVFEREPLTDANDALLRLPNALCTPHLGYVERDNYEFAYGNAFDQIIAFAAGSPINVHSAQTSKQDH, translated from the coding sequence ATGCGTAACGCGACAAGACATTCATCGCGAAAACTGCGCGTCGCCATCATCAACGACTACCAGGACGTGGTTCGCACGCTGAATTGCTTTTCCAAGCTGGAGGGCCATGATGTCAGCATCTGGACCGATATCGTCGATGACATCGACGTCCTGGCGGACCGGCTGTCCGATGCGGACGTTCTGGTGCTCATGCGAGAACGAACCAGGATAGATGAAAATCTGCTCCGTCGTCTGCCCAAGCTGAAGCTCATCAGCCAGAACGGCCACATTCCCCACATCGATCTGGAGGCCTGCGACAGGCATGGCGTCATCGTCTCGTCCGCGCTCACATCGCGCCCGTCCTATTCGACGGTGGAACTCACCTGGGGGCTGATCATCGCTGCGATGCGCAACATCCCGTTCGAAGCGGCATCGCTGCGCCAAGGTCACTGGCAGACGACAATAGGGTTGGGCCTGAGGGGGCGGGTCCTGGGCATTTTCGGCTTCGGCCGATTGGGCTCGATGGTCGCTCAGATCGGCAGGGCCTTCGGCATGGAGGTGCTGGTTTGGGGCCGCGAAGGCTCGCTCGATCGGGCCCGGTCCGAGGGCTTTGAAACCGCTCCGGACAGGGACGCGCTGTTCAGTCTTTCGGACGTTCTCAGTTTGCATCTGCGGCTGACTGTCGAGACCGCCGGCGCGATCGGCCCCGATGACCTGGCCCTGATGAAGCCGACCGCATTGCTGGTGAACACCAGCCGCGCCGAATTGATTCAACCGGGAGCGCTGGTGGCGGCGCTGAAGAGCGGCCGCCCCGGGAAAGCCGCCATCGACGTGTTCGAACGGGAGCCGCTTACCGATGCGAACGATGCCCTGCTTCGGCTTCCCAATGCGCTGTGCACGCCACATCTCGGCTACGTCGAACGGGACAATTACGAGTTCGCCTATGGCAACGCGTTCGACCAGATCATCGCTTTTGCTGCGGGGAGCCCCATCAACGTCCACAGCGCCCAGACCTCAAAACAGGATCACTGA
- a CDS encoding RraA family protein, which yields MNHLAFADVLPKLTGKISAERIRLMRTPRPSKELIDGFKRIGDATSVISDIMDELGITGVVGASTLKPTLPSTSIVGPALTVRNIIQREHVYETARNHVNRMAEFEAHNLALPGDVIVIDGVAGVSNMGGISAQTGKRQGEAGAIVSGGIRDVGHSRRVGYPLWATEVTPVTGKWRIETVEINGDVEVAGIRVSPGDIVVADETGVCFIPIARASEVLAKALKKSAFEEAKCEAIDAGVAVADLPGNA from the coding sequence ATGAATCATCTCGCCTTCGCGGACGTATTGCCGAAGCTCACCGGCAAGATCAGCGCCGAGCGCATCCGATTGATGCGAACGCCGCGGCCGTCGAAGGAGCTGATCGACGGCTTCAAGCGGATCGGCGACGCCACGAGCGTTATTTCGGATATTATGGATGAGCTCGGCATCACCGGCGTCGTCGGCGCATCGACACTGAAGCCGACCTTGCCCTCGACGTCGATCGTCGGTCCAGCGCTCACGGTGCGCAACATCATCCAGCGCGAGCACGTCTACGAAACGGCGAGAAACCACGTCAATCGCATGGCGGAATTCGAAGCCCACAACTTGGCGCTGCCGGGCGACGTGATCGTCATAGACGGCGTCGCCGGCGTTTCCAACATGGGTGGGATTTCGGCCCAGACGGGAAAGCGGCAGGGGGAAGCCGGAGCAATCGTCTCGGGAGGGATTCGGGACGTCGGGCATTCGCGGCGGGTCGGATATCCGCTTTGGGCCACAGAGGTCACGCCTGTCACCGGCAAATGGCGGATCGAGACCGTGGAGATCAATGGCGACGTCGAGGTCGCAGGCATAAGGGTAAGCCCCGGCGACATCGTGGTTGCCGACGAAACCGGTGTCTGCTTCATCCCAATCGCCCGAGCCTCCGAAGTCCTCGCGAAGGCTTTGAAAAAGTCGGCCTTCGAAGAGGCCAAATGCGAGGCGATCGATGCCGGCGTCGCCGTAGCGGACCTGCCCGGCAATGCGTAA
- a CDS encoding LysR family transcriptional regulator, with protein MRVFTRMCFGCSFETGLPARFSTSNLDSDTSIISQVNNVRLDLNLIAVLEAIMLERNVTRAASSLAMSQPAVSNALRRARKLTKDQLFLKTATGVEPTSRMVAMWPELHRSLTAIRASFAPDDFDPASGTTSFRIAVTDSLAMEAVSAIALKLQAASPRARVSFAVHTHEASLDGIDRGTLDCAVGMFASLPREVHVQSLRTDRYVCVMRSGHKLAQGLTLDQFTAAAHVLVTPSGLGLGLVDGWLSLTGRTRTIAMVVNHFADALRIVSGSDLLTCVPLGFFLGPWRVIADERAFVVRDLPFETEKLLYKLIWHERLHAHPAHQWFRALVADVCGSSSNDPSSGEAVSGGQA; from the coding sequence GTGCGCGTCTTCACTCGCATGTGTTTCGGCTGCTCGTTCGAAACAGGATTGCCTGCCCGGTTCAGTACGTCCAATTTAGATTCAGACACGAGCATCATTTCCCAGGTGAATAACGTGCGCCTCGATCTGAACCTGATCGCTGTCCTTGAAGCCATCATGCTGGAAAGGAATGTAACGCGCGCAGCCTCGAGCCTGGCGATGAGTCAGCCTGCGGTCAGCAATGCGTTGCGCCGCGCCCGCAAGCTGACGAAAGACCAGCTCTTCCTCAAGACAGCGACCGGGGTCGAACCCACTTCGCGAATGGTCGCGATGTGGCCTGAACTTCACCGATCGCTTACGGCGATCCGCGCCTCCTTCGCGCCCGACGACTTTGATCCCGCATCGGGCACGACCAGTTTCCGGATCGCGGTTACGGACAGTCTAGCAATGGAAGCGGTCAGCGCGATCGCGCTGAAGTTACAAGCTGCGTCCCCGCGCGCCCGCGTTTCTTTTGCCGTCCATACCCATGAGGCTTCGCTGGACGGGATCGATCGCGGCACGCTCGACTGCGCGGTAGGCATGTTTGCCTCGCTGCCGAGAGAAGTGCACGTGCAGAGTCTGCGGACGGATCGCTATGTCTGCGTCATGCGCAGCGGACACAAGCTGGCCCAGGGCCTGACCCTGGACCAGTTCACCGCCGCGGCGCATGTGCTGGTGACCCCATCCGGTCTGGGACTGGGATTGGTCGATGGCTGGCTCAGCCTGACGGGGCGGACGAGGACGATCGCCATGGTGGTCAATCACTTTGCCGACGCGCTGAGAATCGTCTCAGGCAGCGACCTTCTCACCTGCGTGCCGCTTGGCTTCTTCCTGGGACCATGGCGCGTCATTGCAGATGAACGTGCGTTCGTCGTGCGCGACCTGCCGTTCGAGACGGAGAAACTCCTCTACAAGCTGATCTGGCACGAACGGCTGCACGCCCACCCCGCCCATCAATGGTTTCGAGCGCTGGTAGCAGACGTTTGCGGATCATCATCGAACGACCCGTCAAGTGGCGAAGCGGTCTCTGGCGGGCAGGCATGA
- a CDS encoding MBL fold metallo-hydrolase encodes MVAPRLTLDRLFNDTEGSVQPRPSNSAINPTRRAFLAAGCLCLACGFAGPALADAPMAKSQAPGFYRLTVGDFEVTALSDGSDMLAAAKLLQGAPARIEDALKRNFLGDVVETSHNSFLVNTGTKLILIDAGAGSLLGATTGKLVSNLRASGYQPEEVDELYLTHLHTDHVGGLMADGDRAFPNAIVRVDKRDTDYWLSEASMRAAPAEAKRFFEAAVASITPYMRAGKLAAFEGDTDLVPGVRARAAYGHTPGHTMYLVESRGEKILLWGDVVHVAAVQFKDPSVTIGYDGDASRAESIHRLAFADAAKNGYIVGGAHISFPGLGRVRRDAENVYTYVPLNYG; translated from the coding sequence ATGGTCGCTCCCCGGCTCACGCTTGATCGCTTGTTCAACGACACCGAAGGTTCTGTCCAGCCCCGGCCGAGCAACAGCGCCATAAATCCTACCCGTCGCGCCTTTTTGGCCGCCGGCTGTCTTTGCCTGGCCTGCGGCTTCGCCGGGCCTGCGCTCGCGGATGCGCCCATGGCGAAAAGCCAGGCACCCGGGTTTTATCGCCTGACGGTCGGCGACTTCGAGGTGACGGCACTGTCCGATGGCAGCGATATGCTGGCCGCCGCGAAGTTGCTGCAGGGCGCCCCGGCACGGATCGAAGACGCCTTGAAGCGCAACTTCCTTGGCGATGTCGTCGAGACCTCGCACAATTCCTTCCTCGTGAACACCGGAACCAAGCTGATCTTGATCGACGCCGGCGCAGGCTCGCTGCTGGGCGCTACCACAGGCAAGCTTGTCAGCAATCTGCGCGCGTCGGGATATCAGCCGGAGGAGGTCGACGAGCTTTATCTCACGCATCTGCACACCGATCATGTCGGTGGCCTCATGGCCGACGGCGACAGAGCTTTTCCCAATGCGATCGTGCGTGTCGACAAACGGGACACCGACTACTGGTTGAGCGAGGCAAGCATGCGCGCCGCTCCCGCTGAGGCGAAGCGTTTCTTTGAAGCTGCGGTCGCGTCGATCACGCCCTATATGCGAGCAGGCAAGCTCGCCGCCTTCGAGGGCGACACCGACCTCGTGCCCGGCGTGCGTGCGCGAGCCGCCTACGGGCATACCCCGGGACACACCATGTACCTGGTCGAGAGCAGAGGCGAAAAAATCTTGCTATGGGGCGACGTCGTGCATGTCGCCGCGGTGCAATTCAAGGATCCCTCCGTCACCATCGGCTACGATGGAGACGCTTCGCGGGCTGAGAGTATCCACAGGTTGGCCTTCGCCGATGCGGCGAAGAACGGCTACATCGTCGGCGGTGCGCACATATCGTTTCCCGGCCTGGGCCGCGTGCGCCGCGATGCCGAGAATGTCTACACCTATGTGCCGTTGAACTATGGCTAG
- the murA gene encoding UDP-N-acetylglucosamine 1-carboxyvinyltransferase produces MDRIRIVGGNKLAGSIPISGAKNAALPLMIASLLTDDTLTLENVPHLADVEQLIRILGNHGVDYSVNGRREKQQEGYSRTINFSARNIVDTTAPYELVSKMRASFWVIGPLLARMGEAKVSLPGGCAIGTRPVDLFLEGLQALDAELDVDNGYVIAKTKNGRLHGNRYVFPKVSVGATHVLMMAASLAKGETVLENAACEPEIVNLAECLIAMGAKIHGAGTSTITIEGVEALSGARVRVIPDRIETGTYAMAVAMTGGDVMLEGARPDLLQTALDVLVETGAEITPTNEGIRVKRNGAGIAPVDVTTAPFPAFPTDLQAQFMGLMTMAKGKSRITETIFENRFMHVQELARLGAHITLSGQTAIVDGVARLKGAPVMATDLRASVSLVIAGLAAEGETVVNRVYHLDRGFERLEEKLSGCGAVIERISG; encoded by the coding sequence ATGGATCGCATCAGAATTGTCGGCGGCAATAAGCTTGCCGGAAGCATTCCGATCTCGGGCGCCAAGAACGCGGCGCTGCCGCTGATGATCGCCTCGCTGCTGACCGACGACACGCTGACGCTCGAAAACGTGCCGCATCTGGCCGATGTCGAGCAATTGATCCGCATCCTCGGCAACCACGGCGTCGACTATTCGGTCAACGGCCGCCGCGAGAAGCAGCAGGAAGGCTATTCGCGCACCATCAATTTCTCCGCCCGCAACATCGTCGACACCACCGCTCCTTACGAGCTGGTGTCGAAGATGCGCGCTTCCTTCTGGGTGATCGGCCCGCTGCTTGCCCGCATGGGCGAGGCCAAGGTGTCGCTGCCCGGCGGCTGCGCCATCGGCACGCGTCCGGTCGACCTGTTCCTCGAGGGCCTGCAGGCGCTGGATGCCGAGCTCGACGTCGACAATGGCTACGTCATCGCAAAAACGAAGAACGGCCGTCTCCACGGCAATCGCTACGTGTTCCCGAAAGTGTCGGTCGGCGCCACCCATGTGCTGATGATGGCGGCCTCGCTCGCCAAGGGCGAGACGGTGCTCGAAAACGCCGCCTGCGAGCCGGAGATCGTCAACCTCGCCGAATGCCTGATCGCCATGGGCGCCAAGATCCACGGCGCCGGCACCTCCACCATCACCATCGAGGGCGTCGAGGCGCTGTCAGGGGCGCGGGTCCGCGTCATCCCCGACCGCATCGAGACAGGCACCTATGCCATGGCGGTGGCGATGACCGGCGGCGACGTGATGCTGGAAGGCGCGCGGCCCGACCTGTTGCAGACCGCGCTCGACGTTCTGGTCGAGACGGGCGCCGAGATCACGCCCACCAACGAGGGCATCCGCGTCAAGCGCAACGGCGCCGGCATCGCCCCGGTCGACGTGACGACCGCGCCCTTCCCGGCCTTTCCGACCGACCTGCAGGCGCAGTTCATGGGCCTGATGACGATGGCCAAGGGCAAGTCGCGCATCACCGAGACGATCTTCGAGAACCGCTTCATGCATGTGCAGGAGCTTGCCCGGCTGGGCGCCCACATCACGCTATCGGGCCAGACGGCGATCGTCGACGGCGTCGCCAGGCTGAAGGGCGCGCCCGTCATGGCGACCGACCTGCGCGCCTCGGTTTCGCTGGTGATTGCCGGCCTCGCCGCCGAGGGCGAGACCGTGGTCAACCGGGTCTATCACCTCGACCGCGGCTTCGAGCGGCTGGAAGAGAAGCTCTCCGGCTGCGGCGCGGTGATCGAGCGGATTTCGGGCTAA
- a CDS encoding DUF2948 family protein, translating to MALKLIALDDQDLGIVSAHVQDAVMKVSDLEYLPAAKRFVLTMNRFVWEAKSGLFRQHNERRQSVLHFDRVLGAKTSGIARDKPAEVLSLLAISFVAISKPAGIVELVFSGGGTIMLDVECIEARLADIGGSWEAASRPVHRT from the coding sequence ATGGCTCTCAAGCTCATCGCGCTCGACGACCAGGATCTGGGCATTGTCTCGGCCCATGTCCAGGACGCCGTGATGAAGGTCTCCGACCTCGAGTACTTGCCGGCGGCCAAACGCTTCGTGCTGACCATGAACCGCTTCGTCTGGGAGGCGAAATCGGGTCTCTTCCGCCAGCACAATGAGCGGCGCCAGAGTGTTTTGCATTTCGACCGCGTGCTCGGCGCCAAGACCAGCGGCATCGCGCGCGACAAGCCGGCCGAGGTGCTTTCGCTGCTGGCGATCAGCTTCGTAGCAATCAGCAAGCCGGCCGGCATCGTCGAGCTGGTGTTTTCGGGAGGCGGCACGATCATGCTCGATGTCGAGTGCATCGAGGCCAGGCTCGCCGATATCGGCGGCTCCTGGGAAGCCGCCTCACGACCCGTGCACAGGACCTGA
- the hisD gene encoding histidinol dehydrogenase, with protein MAITLSQTDADFEQRFSAFLTTKREVSADVEAVVRDIIARVRADGDRALVDYTLKFDKADLNKLGIAVSSDDIAKAYAAANPATIEALEFARDRIRSHHERQKPKDDRYTDAAGVELGSRWTAIEAVGLYVPGGTASYPSSVLMNAVPAKVAGVERIVIVVPASGGVINPLVLVAADLAGVSEIYRVGGAQAVAALAYGTEAIRPVAKIVGPGNAYVAAAKRQVFGTVGIDMIAGPSEVLVVADADNDPDWIAADLMAQAEHDASAQSILITDSADFGKAVEQAVERQLKVLPRAETAAASWRDFGAVILVPSIEASLPLVDRIAAEHVELAFDDAESFLAKMRNAGAVFLGRHTPEVIGDYVGGSNHVLPTARSARFSSGLSVLDFVKRTSVLKLGPDQLKALAPAAIALAEAEGLDAHARSVAIRLNM; from the coding sequence ATGGCCATCACGCTTAGCCAGACCGACGCCGATTTCGAGCAGCGCTTTTCGGCCTTCCTCACCACCAAGCGGGAGGTGTCGGCCGATGTCGAGGCGGTGGTGCGCGACATCATCGCGCGCGTGCGCGCCGACGGCGACAGGGCGCTTGTCGATTACACGCTCAAATTCGACAAGGCCGATCTGAACAAGCTCGGCATCGCCGTCTCCAGCGACGACATCGCCAAGGCCTATGCCGCCGCCAATCCCGCGACGATCGAGGCGCTCGAATTCGCGCGCGACCGCATCCGCTCGCATCATGAGCGGCAGAAGCCGAAGGACGACCGCTACACCGACGCTGCCGGCGTCGAGCTCGGCTCGCGCTGGACGGCGATCGAGGCGGTCGGGCTCTATGTGCCCGGCGGCACGGCCAGCTATCCGAGCTCGGTGCTGATGAACGCGGTGCCGGCCAAGGTCGCCGGCGTCGAGCGTATCGTGATCGTGGTGCCGGCCTCGGGCGGCGTCATCAATCCGCTGGTGCTGGTAGCGGCCGATCTCGCCGGCGTTTCGGAGATCTACCGCGTCGGCGGCGCTCAGGCCGTTGCCGCGCTCGCCTACGGCACCGAGGCAATCCGGCCGGTCGCCAAGATCGTCGGGCCAGGCAACGCCTATGTCGCGGCGGCCAAGCGCCAGGTGTTCGGCACCGTCGGCATCGACATGATCGCCGGGCCGTCCGAGGTCCTTGTCGTCGCGGATGCGGACAACGACCCGGACTGGATCGCCGCTGATCTCATGGCGCAAGCCGAGCACGACGCGTCGGCGCAATCGATCCTGATCACCGACAGTGCCGATTTCGGCAAGGCGGTGGAGCAAGCGGTCGAACGCCAGCTCAAAGTTCTGCCCCGCGCCGAGACGGCCGCGGCAAGCTGGCGCGACTTTGGCGCCGTGATCCTGGTGCCGTCGATCGAAGCCTCGCTGCCGCTGGTCGACCGGATAGCGGCCGAGCATGTCGAGCTCGCCTTCGACGACGCCGAAAGCTTCCTTGCCAAGATGCGCAATGCCGGCGCGGTCTTCCTCGGCCGGCACACGCCGGAGGTCATCGGCGACTATGTCGGCGGCTCCAACCATGTGCTTCCGACGGCGCGCTCGGCGCGCTTCTCCTCGGGCTTGTCCGTGCTCGATTTCGTCAAGCGCACCTCGGTCCTGAAGCTCGGGCCGGATCAGCTCAAGGCGCTGGCGCCGGCGGCGATCGCGCTCGCCGAGGCGGAAGGGCTCGACGCGCATGCACGCTCCGTGGCGATACGGCTGAACATGTAG
- a CDS encoding UPF0262 family protein encodes MSGHHQNRHRLIDVELDESIGRSTPDVEHERAVAIFDLIEENSFRPVNDDGAGPYRLRLSLAEQRLVFAVSREDGADVVTHILSLTPLRRIVKDYYLICESYYEAIRSSTPSHIEAIDMGRRGLHNEGSQTLMDRLAGKIEIDFDTARRLFTLVCVLHWRG; translated from the coding sequence ATGTCCGGCCACCATCAAAACCGCCACAGGCTGATCGACGTCGAGCTCGACGAATCGATCGGACGTTCGACGCCCGATGTCGAGCACGAGCGGGCAGTGGCGATCTTCGACCTGATCGAGGAAAACAGTTTTCGGCCGGTTAACGACGATGGCGCCGGCCCCTACCGGCTGAGGCTGTCGCTGGCCGAGCAGCGACTGGTGTTCGCCGTCAGCCGCGAGGATGGCGCCGACGTGGTCACCCACATCCTGTCGCTCACGCCGCTGCGGCGCATCGTCAAGGATTACTACCTGATCTGCGAAAGCTACTACGAGGCCATCCGCTCCTCGACGCCCAGCCATATCGAGGCGATCGACATGGGCCGGCGCGGCCTGCACAATGAAGGCTCACAGACGCTGATGGACCGGCTCGCCGGCAAGATCGAGATCGACTTCGACACGGCGCGCCGGCTGTTCACGCTGGTCTGCGTGCTGCACTGGCGGGGCTGA
- a CDS encoding low molecular weight phosphatase family protein, whose amino-acid sequence MLAALPHSILFLCGMNAVRSPMAEQLARRLLPATTFVASAGVRSGERDPFVDAVLAEEGLTLGERQPRTLEELEDDYFDLIVTLAPEAHHAALELTRSLAVEVEYWPMPDPTDTVGTREHIMAAYRDVRERLKARISRRFLLPEAKNATD is encoded by the coding sequence GTGCTGGCCGCGTTGCCCCATTCGATCCTGTTTTTGTGCGGCATGAACGCCGTACGCTCGCCGATGGCGGAACAGCTGGCGCGACGGCTATTGCCCGCCACCACTTTCGTCGCCTCGGCAGGCGTGCGCAGCGGCGAGCGCGACCCCTTCGTCGACGCCGTGCTTGCTGAAGAAGGTCTCACCCTCGGCGAGCGGCAGCCTCGGACGCTGGAGGAGCTGGAAGACGACTATTTCGACCTGATCGTGACGCTGGCGCCGGAAGCGCACCACGCAGCGCTCGAACTCACCCGGTCGCTCGCCGTCGAGGTCGAGTACTGGCCGATGCCCGATCCGACCGACACCGTCGGCACGCGCGAGCACATCATGGCGGCCTATCGGGATGTGCGCGAGCGGCTGAAAGCACGCATAAGCCGACGATTCTTGCTTCCGGAAGCAAAAAACGCGACGGATTAA
- the infA gene encoding translation initiation factor IF-1 has protein sequence MPKEEVLEFPGVVTELLPNAMFRVKLENEHEIIAHTAGRMRKNRIRVLTGDKVLVEMTPYDLTKGRITYRFK, from the coding sequence ATGCCGAAGGAAGAAGTCCTCGAGTTTCCAGGTGTGGTCACGGAACTGCTGCCCAATGCGATGTTCCGCGTGAAGCTCGAAAACGAACACGAGATCATCGCCCACACGGCCGGCCGCATGCGCAAGAACCGCATCCGCGTGCTGACCGGCGACAAGGTCCTGGTCGAGATGACGCCTTACGACCTGACCAAGGGCCGCATCACCTACCGTTTCAAGTAA
- a CDS encoding Maf-like protein: MSNLQKLVLASGSPRRIELLQQAGIEPDRVLPADVDETPLRAEHPRSLAKRLSKEKAEKALASLKSEDDHAPAFILAADTVVAVGRRILPKAETIDDAVNCLGLLSGRSHRVYSGICLITPGGKLRQRLVETRVRFKRLPREEIDAYVASGEWRGKAGGYAVQGLAGSFVVKLVGSYTNVVGLPLYESVALLSGEGFKAHKNWHASRP, translated from the coding sequence ATGAGCAACCTGCAGAAGCTCGTGCTTGCCTCGGGTTCGCCGCGCCGCATCGAGCTGTTGCAGCAGGCCGGCATCGAGCCGGACCGCGTGCTGCCCGCCGATGTCGACGAGACGCCGCTACGCGCCGAGCATCCGCGCTCGCTGGCCAAGCGCCTTTCCAAGGAAAAGGCCGAGAAGGCGCTGGCTTCGCTGAAAAGCGAAGACGACCACGCGCCGGCTTTCATTCTCGCCGCCGATACGGTGGTGGCGGTCGGGCGCCGTATCCTGCCTAAGGCCGAGACGATCGACGACGCCGTCAACTGCCTCGGCCTGCTTTCCGGCCGCTCGCATCGCGTCTATTCCGGTATCTGCCTGATCACCCCGGGCGGCAAGCTCCGGCAGCGGCTGGTGGAGACGCGAGTCCGCTTCAAGCGGCTGCCGCGCGAGGAGATCGACGCCTATGTCGCCTCGGGCGAATGGCGCGGCAAGGCCGGCGGCTACGCCGTGCAGGGGTTGGCCGGCTCCTTCGTCGTCAAGCTGGTCGGCTCCTACACCAACGTGGTCGGCCTGCCGCTCTATGAGAGTGTGGCGCTGCTTTCCGGCGAGGGCTTCAAGGCGCACAAGAACTGGCACGCTTCGCGGCCATGA
- the yacG gene encoding DNA gyrase inhibitor YacG → MSPDDKVTPLRPKRPCPECGKPSAREHYPFCSARCKDIDLNRWLKGAYVIPGRDDEEENDEAPQQGAAPKDEE, encoded by the coding sequence ATGAGCCCGGACGATAAGGTCACGCCGCTCCGACCGAAGCGGCCTTGCCCTGAATGCGGCAAGCCCTCCGCTCGCGAGCACTATCCGTTCTGCTCGGCGCGCTGCAAGGACATCGACCTCAATCGCTGGCTGAAGGGCGCCTATGTCATCCCCGGCCGCGACGATGAGGAAGAAAACGACGAAGCCCCGCAGCAGGGCGCGGCGCCCAAAGACGAAGAGTGA
- a CDS encoding cytochrome c — protein sequence MRFWMTMGFAALTLSVSAAQEMSNGQQEYLNSCAVCHGVDGKGDGPLADELRKRPADLTTLTRRNGGEFPYWQVFATIDGRGMIPEHGEREMPVWGDQFLPEDVKRYGPYGGEAVTTERIHNLAGYVQTLQR from the coding sequence ATGAGATTCTGGATGACGATGGGCTTCGCGGCACTGACCCTGAGCGTATCGGCGGCGCAGGAGATGAGCAACGGACAGCAGGAGTACCTGAATTCCTGCGCGGTCTGCCATGGTGTGGACGGCAAAGGAGACGGCCCCTTGGCCGACGAGTTGCGGAAGCGTCCCGCGGATCTGACGACACTCACGAGGCGCAACGGCGGGGAATTTCCCTACTGGCAGGTTTTCGCGACGATCGACGGCCGCGGCATGATACCGGAGCACGGCGAGCGCGAGATGCCGGTCTGGGGCGACCAGTTCCTGCCCGAAGATGTGAAGCGCTACGGGCCATATGGCGGGGAGGCCGTCACCACGGAACGGATCCATAACCTGGCCGGTTACGTCCAGACGCTTCAACGCTAG